In Deltaproteobacteria bacterium GWC2_65_14, the DNA window CGCGATTCTTCACGTAGGGGGCGGAACAGATGAACGCGATCTTGATCTCGCCCCGTTCGAGGAGGTCATCCATTTCCTCGTAGGTCCTCCGATGAACCATCTGGACGGGATGCCGGATCCGGTCGCCGATATACTCGATGATCGCTTGGTAGTACTTGACGGTGTCCACCGGCGTGATCATGGACGCCACGCCGATCCGGATCGGCTCCTGCCCGGCTGAGGATGGAAGGGGGGCGAGGAGGGCGATGGCGGTGACCAGGAAGAACGCGATGTTCCCCCGTTTCCGGGGCGAGGGAGAGTACACGGTTCCGGACATCCTTTTCACGCGATGGTTCGATTGTACCTGCCGTACGAACCGATAGCATCCGTTTTCCGTCGGGTCGAATGAAATGCCGATGGCGCAAACCGGTTTGAATCAAAAGAGTCGATCCGCGCGGCAACGGATATCCACGATGATGTCGCCGAGCCAGAGGAAATCTTTCGCGGGGTGGAGAAGGCGTCGGATACCTTGCTGGTCGAGCGTCGGTACCTCTGGAAACATGGGGCGACCTGCATCTCTCGGTAAAGCGCTGTCATATCGTAAAATAACGAATTGACAATAACGAATATGTAGGGCATGCTGTTTCGGTCCCCCCGGGATGGGGCGGACCGGAGGCAAGCCGTGGACTGGAAATCGGAGTGGAAGCCGCTTGCGGCGATCCTGGCGATCTTCGGGGTCGTCTACTTCCTGCCGGTGGGAAGCGCCCGCTTCGACAACGCGCTGCTGGAAGGGCTGTCGCTCGCCCGCTGGTACGCCCGCGAGCACGTGGTCCTTTGCCTTGTCCCCGCCTTCTTCATCGCCGGGGCGATCTCGGTCTTCGTACGTCAGGAGGCGGTGATGAAGTACCTCGGGGAGGGGGCGAGCCCCTGGATCGCCTATCCCGTGGCCTCCGTCTCCGGCACGATCCTGGCGGTCTGTTCCTGCACGGTCCTTCCGCTCTTCGGCGGGATCTATCGCAGGGGGGCGGGGCTGGGCCCCGCGACCGCATTTCTGTATTCCGGTCCCGCCATCAATGTGCTGGCGATCATCCTGACCGCCCGGGTGCTCGGCATGGAGATGGGGATGGCCCGCGCCGTGGGCGCGGTGGTCTTCAGCGTCGTCATCGGGATGGCGATGCATCTCATGTTCCGGGAACCGCGCGATACGGCGGTTCCGGCGAGCGCGGCGCCGGTTCCCGGCGGCGCACCGGACGGAAGGCCGCTCTGGCAGACTGCATCCTACTTCGCCGTGCTGGTGGGGATCCTCGTGTTCGCGAACTGGGGGGCGCCCTCGGGGGCCGGCGGATTCTTCGGGGCGGTCTACTCCGCCAAGTGGGTCATCACCGGGATCCTTTCCGCGACGCTGGCGGTCCAGCTTGTCCGATGGCACCAGGTGGCCTGGGGCCGGGTGCTGGCCGCGTCCCTCCCCGTGGTTTCGTTGGCCGCCGCGTTCCCGGGGCACCCGGTCCTCCCGTTTTCCGCGGGCGTGCTCGGGCTTTCGGCGGTCACATCGACGGACCGGGGAGAGGCAAGGGAATGGTTCGCCGCCTCCTGGGAGTTCGCGAAGCAGATCCTTCCCCTTCTGCTTTTCGGGGTGCTGGTCTCCGGCGCCCTGCTGGGCAGGCCGGGACACGAGGGCCTGATCCCGACCGCGTGGGTCGCCTCCGCGGTCGGCGGGAACTCGGTCGGCGCGAACCTGTTCGCATCGGTGGTCGGGGCCTTCATGTACTTCGCCACCCTCACCGAAGTCCCCATCCTGCAGGGACTCATCGGGAGCGGGATGGGGAAGGGGCCGGCGCTGGCGCTCCTTCTGGCGGGTCCGGCGCTGTCGCTGCCGAGCATGCTGGTGATCCGCAGCATCCTCGGGACGAAAAAGACCGCCGTATACGTGCTCCTGGTCGTCGTGATGGCCACCGTGTCGGGATTGATCTACGGGGCCTGGTTCTAAAAGAAACCGACTCTGGTTTAAAACGAGGAGAAGAGGATGAAAACGCTGCAGATTCTCGGAACAGGGTGTCCGAAGTGCAAGAAACTCGCGGAGAACGCAGAGGCGGCGGCAAGGAGCCTCGGGATTCCATACCGGTTGGAGAAGGTCACGGATATCACGAAGATCATGGCGTTCGGCGTCATGATGACCCCCGCACTTGCCGTGGACGGCGTGGTCAAGGTATCGGGGAAAATCCCTCCCCCGGAGGAGATCGAGAAGATGCTGGCCCCGGCGTGACCCGGGGCGATCGTCGGAGGGGCGCCGCGCGGCCGCATGCATCGTCGAGGTCTTGCCGTGAACGGCCTACCTGCGGAAGAGGAGATCGAGTCGCCGGTGGAGTTCGTCCCGTACATCCCGGAAGGCGGCCAGGCGGGCCTCTTCGGGGCCGGCGACCGCCGCCGGGTCGGGCAGTCCCCAATGCACCCGCTGGGCTTTCCCGAGGAAGGCGGGACAGACCTCCTCGGCGCACAGGGTGATCACCGCGTCGACGGAATCGGCGTCGACGGCGTCCAGGCCCTTGGACCGATGGCCGGAGATGTCGATGCCGATCTCCTTCATGACCGCGATTGCCTGGGGACGAACGGAAGCCGGGTCGGATCCCGCGGAGGAGACGGTCACGCCCGGCAGGGCGAGCGACCGTGCGATGCCTTCTGCCATCTGGCTGCGGGCCGAGTTCGCGACGCAGAGGAACAGGATGTGGCGGGGGCGGAGGGCGCGCAGTGCCGCCGCCTCGCTTCTCCACTCCTCGGTCCCCGCGCTCATCCCCGGGCCTCCGGTCGCGCGCCGGGTTTTGCCTTCTTGAGCGGGGAAAGGACGAAATCGGCAGCCCGCCCCCCGGCCGGCAGGGTCATTCTCCGCTCGCAGATCGCCACCGGTCCGATCGCCCGCGCCAATGCCGCCCTTTCCAGGTCCTTCAGGACGACGGGATCGTCCTTGAGCCACCCCTTGAGGTTCCGGAGCGCCAGGGCGGCATAGGGAGAAGCGTCCTTCCGGGCCAGGGAGTAGTGGATCCACTTCCTGTCCCGGCGGTCCCTGACCAGGCCGGCGGACTTGAGGAGGAAGAGGTGCTTCGAGATCGTGGATTGTCCCAGGGCGATGACGGCGATGACCTGGCAGACGCACATCTCCCCCCCCTCCAGGATCTTGAGGATCCGGACCCGGGTGGGGTCCGCCACGGCCTTCATGACGCTCTCGTAGGCGCGCAGGCTCATGTCGTGACCTCCATTTCGCCAAATAACGAATTGACATCATACCGCGACGGGGGAATAATGTCCATCGTCTCCATCCTATCCGTTTCGACCGAGGGGGGACAAGGAGGATCGAGATGAGGAAGCTGGAGATCTACGAATCGCCGCTGTGCTGCCCCACCGGGGTCTGCGGGCCGGCGCCCGATCCTGCGCTGGCGACGCTCCAGGAGAACATTTTCCGGTGGAAGAAGGAGGGGATCTCCGTGGAGAGGCTGGCGATCAACCAGGCGCCGCAACGGTTCATGGCGAACAGGACGGTGGTGGATCTGCTGACCCGGGAGGGGCAGGAGGTCCTACCGCTCGCGCTCTTGGACGGGAAGGTCGTCTGCAAGGGGACATACCCCACGTATGATCAGGTCGCCGGGGAGGGGAGGTAGATGCCGACCTACGCGTACCTGTGCCGGTCCTGTGATCGTTCCTTCGAGGTCCGGATGTCCATTCGGGAGAAGGAGGAGTGGAAGCCCCGCTGTCCCGCCTGCGGCAGCCGGAAGGTGGAGCAGCAGCTCTTCGGCTTCTCCGTCGGGGGCGGGGGAGGGAGCGGGCCCGCCCCGGGGGGGTGATGCCCCCCCGGCCGCGGCGGTCGCTGCGGGTAAACGGGAACGCAGGAAATACCTATCCAGTCCGACAAAAGGGGGAATCGTTTCATGTCTTTCTATACGTTTTTTTCGGGGAAAGGCGGGGTGGGGAAAACGACGATGGCGGCGGCGACCGCCGTCCGGATGGCGGAGTCCGGGAAGAGGACGCTCATCGTGTCCACGGATCCGGCAAGCAACCTGTCCGACGTCTTCGAGCGGCCGATCGGGCACAGGATTGCCGAGATCGTCCCCAACCTCTTCGCGATGGAGATCGATCCCGATGCGGCCACCGAGGAGTACCGGGAGCGGGTCATCGGTCCCATGCGGGGAGTCATGCCCCCCGACGTCATGAAGGTTCTCGAGGAGCAGTTCCGCAGCGCCTGCACGGTGGAGATCGCTTCCTTCGACCGGTTCACCGGCTTCCTCGGGGAGACGGATTTCGACGCGGTGATCTTCGACACCGCCCCGACGGGTCACACCATCCGCCTCCTGGAGCTTCCCGTCGACTGGTCGCGGCACATCGAGGAGAGCGCGCAAGGCTCGGGGCAGACCTGCATCGGCCCCGTCTCCTCGATCCAGGGCTCCAAGGAGAAGTACGACCGGGCGGTGGCGGCGATGCGCGACCCGGAGCGGACGGAATTCGTCCTGGTCTGCCGCCCCGAGGCCACATCCGTGTCCGAGACGGTCCGTGCCCACGACGAGCTTTCGGCGCTCGGCATCGGGAACTTCCGGGTCGTCGTGAACGGCATTTATCCCGAAGATGCCGGCGAACCGTTCGCCAGGCTTGCGAGCCGCCAGCGGGAGCAGATCCTGGCATTGGCAAAAGCCCTTCCGTATTTCCGGCGTGAAGTGCGCCTCCAGGCGGGGGAGGTGAAGGGATTCGATTCGTTGAGGAAATTCGCCGAGATCGCGTTCGACGGCCGCCTGGTTTCCCTGGAAGGGCAGTTCGTCGGGGGAACGGATTTCAAGGGGTTCTCCGATCCGGCCGATCTGTCCGAACTGCTGTCGGTCCGCAACGGCGGGAGGATGGTCGTCCTCACCGGCAAGGGAGGGGTCGGGAAGACCGTGGCGGCGTGCGCCGTGGCGGTGCGAATGGCCGGCGAAGGACAGAAGACGCTTCTGGTAACCACCGATCCGGCGGCCCATATCGGGCAGGTCCTGTCGGTCGAGGTCACGGATCGGATCCTCCCGGCGGCGGGGTATCCCGGCCTGTCTGTCGCGCGGATCGATCAGAAGGCGAGCGTGGAAGCCTACAAGGAAAGGATCCTTGCCCAGGCAAGATCTTCCGGTCATTCGGAGGAGATGCTGGCGGCGGTGAAGGAGGAGCTGGAATCCCCCTGCACGGAGGAGATGGCCGTCTTCGAGGAGTTTTCGAGAATGGTCGAACGGGACGACTTCGCGTACGTGGTATTCGACACGGCCCCCACCGGACATACGCTCCGGCTTCTCGAGCTGCCGTACGACTATGCCCGCCAGGTCGAGATGATGGTCTCCATCCGCAAGGGAGATCCGGCGGCGGGCGAGGCGAGGGAGAAGCTCGACGCGCTGGTCCGGCATTTGAAGGACCGGGATCGCTGCATTTTCCTTCTGGTTCTCTACCCGGAGTACACGCCCGTCTTCGAGGCGAAGCGGGCTTCGGAGGATTTGCGGGAGGCCGGGATCGACGTCCAGGGGGTGATCGCGAATTTCGTGTTGGAGGAAAAGGATTGCACCACCCCCTTTGTTACGTCACGTTTCCGCATGCAGCGGCATTACCTGGGCGTGGCGGCCGACGAGTTCCGGCTGCCGATGTTCCAGGTGCCCATGCTCGACGGCGATCTTTCCGGCAAGGATGCGCTCGACAGGGTGGGTCTGGAACTGTTCGGCGATTCTCGGATCCCGGCGTGAACGTGCTTACCAAATTTACGACAGGAGGCGGCACATGAAAGCGGAAGATTTCGAGAAGGAGTTCCTGGCGATGTCCGAGAAGGAACAGATGAACGTCATGCGGAAGACCCTGCCCGTCTTCTGCCGGAACATGATGGGGGACCCCATGAAGATGCGGGAGATGTTTTCCCTGCTGACGGAGGAGTGCGGGGAGCCGATGGCGAACATGATTTCGATGATGGGAATGATGATGGGCCGCAAGGGCGGAGGCTGCTGCGGGTAGGCCCCCGCGGAGAGGTCCACCCGGAAGCGGGCGACAGGTAGATCCGCCGCTCCCCGGCGGGGAGCGGCAGGAGCAGGGAGGAATTCGGGGAATGAACGAGGGAACGAAGCGGGGAAGGTCGGGCGAAGCCGTCGCGGCATCGGCGGGGGAGGCCCCCGCGCCGGTGGAAAAGCGGCTCAACGTCTTCGAGCGGTACCTGACCCTCTGGGTCGCCCTCTGCATGGGGGTCGGCATCCTCGTCGGGAAGATGTTCCCCGCCGCGGTCGACGCCCTGAGGGGGATGGAGTTCGGCGAGGACAGTCATATCAATATCCCGATCGCGGTGCTGATCTGGCTGATGATTTACCCGATGATGCTGAAGGTGGACTTCTCCTCCGTGCTTGGCGTTCGGAAACGTCCCCGTGGGCTGATCGTCACCCTCGTCGTCAACTGGCTCGTCAAGCCGTTCTCGATGGCGTTTTTCGGGTGGGTCTTCTTCAAGCACGTCTTCCTGCCGTGGATCGGGCCGGAGCTCGCGGACCAGTACCTGGCGGGAACCATCATCCTGGCCGCCGCCCCCTGCACGGCGATGGTGTTCGTGTGGAGCTACCTGACGGACGGGGACCCGGCCTACACCCTGGTCCAGGTCTCGGTCAACGACCTGATCATGCTGGTGCTCTTTGCGCCGATCGTGAAGTTCCTCGTCACCGGAACTTCTTCGCTCACCGTCCCCTTCCTCGTCCTTCTCTACGCCGTCTTCTTCTTCATCGTCATTCCGCTGGGAGCCGGGGCGGTCTCCCGCACCTGGCTCATCCGGGCCAAGGGGAGCGAATGGTTCGAGAAGTTTCTGTCGGTCCTCCACCCCGTAACGGTCGTCGCGCTACTGGCCACCTTGGTGTGCATCTTCGCGTTCCAGGCCGACAACATCACCGCCCGGTCGTTCCACATCCTCCTGATCGCCGTCCCCATCCTGATCCAGGTCTACTTCAACTCCTCTCTCACCTATGGCCTGATGAAGTGGCTCAAGGTCCCCCACAACGTGGCGGCCCCGGGGGCCCTCATCGGGGCGAGCAACTTCTTCGAACTGGCGGTGGCCACCGCGATCGCCCTCTACGGCCCCGGCTCCGGCGCCGCCCTTGCTACCGTGGTCGGGGTCCTGGTCGAGGTCCCCGTGATGCTCACGGTCTGCTCGTTCTGCAACCGGACGAGGCACTGGTTCCCGTCTGAGCGAAGTGAAACCGAATGACCGACGACCGAACCGGTTTTTGAACGTGGAAAAGGGACGATCCGGTTGCGCGCCGGCTATTGCATGTTCCAGACCGGGATCGGGGAGTCCACCGACCGCAGGTGAAGATCCCGCTTTGGTTTTATGGAGAATTGCCTCAAACCGGGGGCCGGCCGAAGCCCAGTCAATCGGGTGGACTCCGAAGACTTTGCCTTGCAATCCGCGCCGGGAATCGCCATAATTTCCGCACCCTGTGCGCATGTACCGACGCACCACGGCGTCCCCGGTTCCACACCCCTGGTATACACCAGACGCACGGAGTGTGGAACCGGAGCGTGCCGGGCGAAGCATCGCGATCCATTCCAACAGGAGGTTTCTCCATGCGGTCAAGGCGGTTGTTCCCGGTTTTCCTGGCGGTTCTCCTGGGGTTCCTGCTCGTCTCGCCCACCCCTCCCCTCCAGGCGGAAGCGACGATCACGCTCACCTACGCCAACTTCCCCCCTGCCCCGACCTTCCCCTGCGTCCAGATGGAGCACTGGGCGAAGGAAGTTGCGAAGCGGACCGGCGGAAAGGTCCAGGTCCAGACCTTCCCCGGCGGGACGCTCCTGCCCGCCAAGAACATCCTGGACGGGGTGATCTCGGGGCTGGCCGACATCGGCAACTTCGCGNNNNNNNNNNNNNNNNNNCCCCTTCGGCTTCACCAGCGCCAAGGTTGCCAGCCTCACCCTCTACGACCTCGTGCAGAAGTACAAGCCGAAGGAGTTCGAGAAGGTCAAGATCCTGACCCTCTTCACCTGCCCGCCGACCCACTTCATGACCAAGAGCCCCGTGAAGTCGCTCGCGGACCTCAAGGGGATGGAACTGCGGGTCGCGGGGACGAACGCCGAGGTCGTCAAGCGCCTGGGCGGCATCCCGGTCGCCATGCCGCAGTCCGAAACGCCCGAGGCGATCCAGAAGGGGATCGTCAAGGGAATGGTGTCGTCGATGGAGATCCTCCAGGACTTCAAGTTCGCGGCCTACACGCCGTACGCCACCGTCGCCAACCTCCCGGTCGTCACCTTCGCCGTCGTCATGAATCTCGAGAAGTGGAATTCCCTCCCGGCGGACGTGAAGAAGGTGTTCGACGACATGCGCAGGGAGCAGTCGCTGTGGACGGGAACCTACGTGGACGACCATGTCGCCGAGGCCTTGGCCTGGTCCAAGAAGACGTATGAGCACCAGCTGTTCTCCCTTCCCGAGGCCGACGTCGAAACGGTGCACGGCCTTCTCCAGCCCATGGTGGACGCCTACGTCAAGAAGGT includes these proteins:
- a CDS encoding permease, which produces MDWKSEWKPLAAILAIFGVVYFLPVGSARFDNALLEGLSLARWYAREHVVLCLVPAFFIAGAISVFVRQEAVMKYLGEGASPWIAYPVASVSGTILAVCSCTVLPLFGGIYRRGAGLGPATAFLYSGPAINVLAIILTARVLGMEMGMARAVGAVVFSVVIGMAMHLMFREPRDTAVPASAAPVPGGAPDGRPLWQTASYFAVLVGILVFANWGAPSGAGGFFGAVYSAKWVITGILSATLAVQLVRWHQVAWGRVLAASLPVVSLAAAFPGHPVLPFSAGVLGLSAVTSTDRGEAREWFAASWEFAKQILPLLLFGVLVSGALLGRPGHEGLIPTAWVASAVGGNSVGANLFASVVGAFMYFATLTEVPILQGLIGSGMGKGPALALLLAGPALSLPSMLVIRSILGTKKTAVYVLLVVVMATVSGLIYGAWF
- a CDS encoding redox-active disulfide protein 2, giving the protein MKTLQILGTGCPKCKKLAENAEAAARSLGIPYRLEKVTDITKIMAFGVMMTPALAVDGVVKVSGKIPPPEEIEKMLAPA
- a CDS encoding arsenate reductase is translated as MSAGTEEWRSEAAALRALRPRHILFLCVANSARSQMAEGIARSLALPGVTVSSAGSDPASVRPQAIAVMKEIGIDISGHRSKGLDAVDADSVDAVITLCAEEVCPAFLGKAQRVHWGLPDPAAVAGPEEARLAAFRDVRDELHRRLDLLFRR
- a CDS encoding arsenical-resistance protein is translated as MEKRLNVFERYLTLWVALCMGVGILVGKMFPAAVDALRGMEFGEDSHINIPIAVLIWLMIYPMMLKVDFSSVLGVRKRPRGLIVTLVVNWLVKPFSMAFFGWVFFKHVFLPWIGPELADQYLAGTIILAAAPCTAMVFVWSYLTDGDPAYTLVQVSVNDLIMLVLFAPIVKFLVTGTSSLTVPFLVLLYAVFFFIVIPLGAGAVSRTWLIRAKGSEWFEKFLSVLHPVTVVALLATLVCIFAFQADNITARSFHILLIAVPILIQVYFNSSLTYGLMKWLKVPHNVAAPGALIGASNFFELAVATAIALYGPGSGAALATVVGVLVEVPVMLTVCSFCNRTRHWFPSERSETE